TCAATGCGCTAATTAATAAATAACGGGCATTGTTCCTGATTTTAGCAAATGGTATCGCATAACCCATAATAAATAGCAATTATTATGGGTTTTTTATTGTGCCCATTAATTAATTTAACATAAATGATACATTTTGCAGGCAGGTGCAATTCCGAATGTTGTGCTTTTCGGGCGCAGGGGGGAAAGAGTGTTTCGGATAATTCTGACTAGCTGATAGAATATCTGACAGGAATGTGTTCTCTCATTGGATAAAGTTTTCAGGTCATACGGCATGTCATCTCTTAATGTAAAGCAAGAAAAAAATCAGGCATTTGCAGGTTACCCATTGCCGCCCGCCAACAGCAATGAAATCGATTTGTTGAGCCTTATGGAAGTGTTGTGGCAGGCTAAACGTCGTATTGTTGCGACCGTTTTTGCCTTCGCGTGCGTGGGTTTACTCCTGTCCATTCTTCTTCCGCAAAAATGGACCAGCCAGGCAATTGTTACGCCTGCGGAATCAGTACAATGGCAGGATCTGGAGAGAACGTTAACTGCGTTGCGCGTGCTGGATATGGAGGTAAATGTTGATCGGGAGAGCGTATTTAATCTGTTCATTAAAAAGTTTAGCTCTCCGTCGCTGCTGGAAGAATATCTTCGTTCTTCGCCTTATGTCATGGATCAATTAAAAGGCGCGGAAATTGACGAACAGGATCTTCATCGGGCAATTGTCGCGCTGAGTGAAAAGATGAAAGCGGTGGACAGTAATGCCAGCAAGAAAAATGAAACGTCGTTATTCACGTCATGGACATTGAGTTTTACTGCGCCGACGCGGGAAGAAGCGCAAAAGGTGCTGGCTGGCTATATTCAGTACATCTCTGGTATTGTCGTGAAAGAGACGATGGAAAATATTCGTAACCAGTTGGAAATCAAAACCCGCTATGAGCAGGAAAAACTGGCGATGGATCGGGTTCGCCTCAAAAATCAACTTGATGCTAATATTCAACGTCTTCATTATTCGCTGGAAATAGCCAATGCCGCCGGAATTAAGAAGCCGGTTTATAGCAATGGGCAGGCGGTAAAAGACGATCCTGATTTCTCTATTTCCCTCGGCGCGGATGGTATTTCCCGCAAACTGGAGATTGAAAAGGGGGTCACGGACATGGCCGAGATCAACGGTGATTTACGTAACCGTCAATACCATGTTGAACAACTGGCGGCAATGAATGTGAGCGACGTGAAATTTACTCCCTTTAAATATCAACTGGCACCATCCCTGCCGGTGAAAAAGGATGGACCGGGTAAAATGATCATTATTGTTCTGGCGGCGTTGATCGGCGGCATGATGGCCTGCGGCAGCGTATTACTACGTCATGCGCTGGTTTCGCGTAAAATGGAACATGCGCTGGCGATAGATGAACGGTTAGCCTGAATAACAAAGAAAAAGCCGGATGGCAGTTGTCCGGCTTTGGGGGCATCTACGCAATTATTGCCGTCCCAGCGGCACCACCAGCGGCGTGCCGGCAACCGGATCGTCGATAATCATACAGCGCAGACCGTAGATTTTTTCGATAAGATCTGCGGTAACAATCGCTTTCGGCGCGCCCTGCGCCACAATCTTACCTTCGCGTAGCGCAATCAAATGGGTCGCGTATCGGCAGGCCTGATTCAGATCGTGCAGAACGGCGGCAAGCGTATAGCCTTTTTCGCGATTCAGCTCGCTTAACAATTCCAGAAGATCAATTTGATGGCTAATATCCAGCCAGGTTGTTGGTTCATCCAGCAGCATGATCGAGGTCTCCTGTGCCAACACCATAGCGATCCACGCTCGCTGTCGCTGCCCGCCGGAGAGGGTATCCACGCTTTGCGTCGCCAGTTGGGTTATGCCCGTAGCGCGCATGGCATTGGCGACCGCGTCGGCGTCTTCTTTGCGCCAGCGGGTAAATAAAGGCTGATGCGGGTAGCGCCCTCTGGCGACCAACTCTTGTACGGTGATATCGCCAGGCGTAGTGGCGTTTTGCGCCAGCAGACCGATTCGCCGCGCTACCTCTTTACTGGCGTAACGCTGTATCTGTTCACCATCCAGCCAGACGTGGCCGTCGACAGGCGTCATCAGACGGCTTAGCGTACGTAGCAGCGTCGACTTCCCGCAACCATTAGGGCCTATGATAGCGGTAAAATGTCCGTCCGGAATCGAAACGTTAAGATTTCTTGCGACGGTATAGCTGCCATAACCCAGAGTTAACTGATCGCCACGCAAACGGGCTACGGATTCGGTCATTTTTTGCGGGACTCCTGAATTAACAAGACGATAAGATAAATACCGCCGAGGCTAACGGTGACGACGCCCACCGGAAGTTGATAAGGCATAAACAGTTGCTGCGCACACGCATCGGCGGCCAGTAATAATAAAGCGCCGCACAGCGCCGACTGGGTCAATCCCCAGCGGGCGGTACCGCTCAGGCGACGGGCGATATGCGGTGCGACAAGGGCGACAAACGAGATGGGGCCGGCCAGCGCCGTCGCAGCGGCGGTCAGTACTACCGCCACCAGCATCATCATCAGGCGTGACCGCTCCACGCTAACGCCCAGCGCGCAGGCGCTGTCATCTCCCATCTCCAGCAGCCTCATTCGGCGTACCAGGAGCGCGGCGCCTGTCAGCATCACTATAATTAGCGGCGCCGAAGGCCAGGTTTTCGCCCATGTCAGGCCGTTGAGCGATCCGGCATTCCATAAACCGGCGGTGAGTGCCGTTTCCAGCGACGCCTGCAACAGAAGCCAGGTATTAAAGGCGACCAACATGGCGCGAATGCCGATACCGATGATAATCAGCCGGAAGGTTTCAATCCCATTACGCCAGGCAAGCAGCCAGACAATCAATGAGGTGACGATGCCGCCTGCCATTGCCGCCAGCGCGATCGCGGTAAGGTGCTGGCCAAAAAGGACCATTGCGACCAGCACACCACTCCATGCGCCGGTATTAAAGCCCATCACGTCCGGGCTGCCCAGCGGGTTACGCATCAGCGACTGAAAAATCGCTCCGCTGACGCCAAGCGCAGCGCCAATCAGCAGCGCCATTAATACGCGCGGCAACCGCCATTCGGTTACCACCAGGGTAACGTTACGCGGCGCGTCACCCAGTAGCGCGGCAATAACCTGCCCGGTCTCAAGCGGAACAGCGCCGCTTTGCAGGCTCCATAATCCAATGGCGAAACAGCCTGTCGCCAGCAGCAGGCAGCTTATGATAAGTCGTCGTGAAAGAAACATCATAAGCTGCCTCCGCCTGATTTTCGGCGTACCAGAAAAATAAGTACCGGCGCGCCGATAAATGCACTGACGACCGAGACGCGGAGTTCGCCAGGCACTATCAGGCGGCCAATAATATCGGCGAAAAGCAGCAGGGCAGGGGTCGACAATAGCGTCACCGGCAGCGACCAGCGGTGGTCAGCGCCCACCAGCCAGCGTGCCATATGCGGCATCATCAGACCGATGAAGGCGATAGGGCCGACCAACGCCGTTGCGCTGCCGCACAAGACGGTGATCGCCAGTAAACCGATAAGCTGGGTTCGCGCCACTTTACTGCCCAGCGCCGTTGCGGTATCGCTGCCAAGGCTCAGACTGTTCAGTGCGCGGCTCAGAAATAGGGCTACGATCCCGGCGATGGCGACGGGCGCGATGACCACTTTCAATGTTTGCAGGCTGCGAATATCCAGCGAACCTGCCTGCCAGAAGCGAAGCTGGTCGTAGACCTCTGGATTTAACAGCGCGATACCGCTGGTCAGTCCTTCCAGGACTGCGCCAAGCGCCACGCCAGCCAGTGTCAGGCGGACCGGGCTCAACTGGCCGCCGCCCTGACTGCCGGTAAAGGCGACAATCAGCGATGCGATAAGCGCGCCGCTAAAGGCCATGAAAAGCTGTTCCAGCGGTGTGGAGAAACCGAACAGCGCCGCGCCCAGAACAATGGCGAAGCTGGCGCCGTGGTTAACGCCCAGAATCCCTGGATCGGCGAGCGGGTTACGGGTAAGCGTTTGCATCAGCGCGCCGGCGAGTCCCAACGCGCCGCCTGCCAGTAGTCCGGCCAGCGTACGAGGCAAACGCGCATCCAGGACGATGGTGCAATCGGCGCTTTGGCAAACGCCAGTGAACGCGTCCAGCACGACAGCGGCGGGCAAGGGTTTCGCACCAATGACCAGACTTAAAACTGTCGCGAGAATCAACAATAACAGCAATCCGGGCACGGCAAACGCGCGCGTCACGGAAAACGACGATGACATAATAACTTCCCTGATAATGATAGTAATTATCGTTATCTATCTTATTTGGTTATGTTAGCATGTGCAGCCACTGAATGGATATTTAAAAAAATTCGCATTAAGGCGTTGTAATGAATCGACAATCCTGGCTGCTTAATCTCAGCCTGTTGAAGACGCATCCTGCATTTCGCGCAGTATTTTTGGCCCGTTTTATCTCAATTGTTTCGCTGGGGCTGCTTGGTGTGGCGATACCAGTGCAGATCCAGATGATGACGCACTCCACCTGGCAAGTGGGGCTGTCGGTAACGCTGACCGGCGGCGCCATGTTTATTGGCTTAATGGTGGGTGGCGTACTGGCCGATCGCTATGAGCGCAAAAAAGTGATTCTGCTGGCGCGCGGCACCTGCGGTATTGGTTTTATTGGTCTGTGCGTAAACGCGCTGTTGCCGGAGCCATCATTACTGACAATCTATCTGCTCGGTCTGTGGGATGGCTTTTTTGCGTCCCTGGGCGTGACTGCATTGCTGGCAGCGACGCCTGCGCTGGTTGGAAGAGAGAATCTGATGCAGGCTGGCGCGATTACCATGCTGACGGTACGTCTGGGATCGGTGATTTCGCCCATGCTCGGGGGCGTATTGCTTGCCAGCGGCGGCGTAGCCTGGAACTACGGGCTGGCAGCGGCCGGAACGTTTATCACGCTATTGCCGTTGCTGACATTGCCGCGGCTGCCAGTCCCCCCGCAGCCGCGGGAAAACCCTTTTATCGCATTGCTGGCCGCGTTCCGTTTTTTGCTCGCCAGTCCGCTTATCGGTGGTATTACGCTACTTGGCGGCCTG
The Salmonella bongori NCTC 12419 DNA segment above includes these coding regions:
- the entS gene encoding enterobactin transporter EntS; its protein translation is MNRQSWLLNLSLLKTHPAFRAVFLARFISIVSLGLLGVAIPVQIQMMTHSTWQVGLSVTLTGGAMFIGLMVGGVLADRYERKKVILLARGTCGIGFIGLCVNALLPEPSLLTIYLLGLWDGFFASLGVTALLAATPALVGRENLMQAGAITMLTVRLGSVISPMLGGVLLASGGVAWNYGLAAAGTFITLLPLLTLPRLPVPPQPRENPFIALLAAFRFLLASPLIGGITLLGGLVTMASAVRVLYPALAMSWQMSAAQIGLLYAAIPLGAAIGALTSGQLAHSIRPGLIMLVSTVGSFLAVGVFAIMPVWGAGVICLALFGWLSAISSLLQYTLLQTQTPENMLGRMNGLWTAQNVTGDAIGAALLGGLGAIMTPVASASVSGFGLVLIGLLLLLALRELRRFRQTPPNNDPG
- the fepD gene encoding Fe(3+)-siderophore ABC transporter permease, giving the protein MSSSFSVTRAFAVPGLLLLLILATVLSLVIGAKPLPAAVVLDAFTGVCQSADCTIVLDARLPRTLAGLLAGGALGLAGALMQTLTRNPLADPGILGVNHGASFAIVLGAALFGFSTPLEQLFMAFSGALIASLIVAFTGSQGGGQLSPVRLTLAGVALGAVLEGLTSGIALLNPEVYDQLRFWQAGSLDIRSLQTLKVVIAPVAIAGIVALFLSRALNSLSLGSDTATALGSKVARTQLIGLLAITVLCGSATALVGPIAFIGLMMPHMARWLVGADHRWSLPVTLLSTPALLLFADIIGRLIVPGELRVSVVSAFIGAPVLIFLVRRKSGGGSL
- the fepC gene encoding iron-enterobactin ABC transporter ATP-binding protein, with the protein product MTESVARLRGDQLTLGYGSYTVARNLNVSIPDGHFTAIIGPNGCGKSTLLRTLSRLMTPVDGHVWLDGEQIQRYASKEVARRIGLLAQNATTPGDITVQELVARGRYPHQPLFTRWRKEDADAVANAMRATGITQLATQSVDTLSGGQRQRAWIAMVLAQETSIMLLDEPTTWLDISHQIDLLELLSELNREKGYTLAAVLHDLNQACRYATHLIALREGKIVAQGAPKAIVTADLIEKIYGLRCMIIDDPVAGTPLVVPLGRQ
- the fepG gene encoding iron-enterobactin ABC transporter permease; protein product: MFLSRRLIISCLLLATGCFAIGLWSLQSGAVPLETGQVIAALLGDAPRNVTLVVTEWRLPRVLMALLIGAALGVSGAIFQSLMRNPLGSPDVMGFNTGAWSGVLVAMVLFGQHLTAIALAAMAGGIVTSLIVWLLAWRNGIETFRLIIIGIGIRAMLVAFNTWLLLQASLETALTAGLWNAGSLNGLTWAKTWPSAPLIIVMLTGAALLVRRMRLLEMGDDSACALGVSVERSRLMMMLVAVVLTAAATALAGPISFVALVAPHIARRLSGTARWGLTQSALCGALLLLAADACAQQLFMPYQLPVGVVTVSLGGIYLIVLLIQESRKK
- the wzz(fepE) gene encoding LPS O-antigen length regulator Wzz(fepE), encoding MSSLNVKQEKNQAFAGYPLPPANSNEIDLLSLMEVLWQAKRRIVATVFAFACVGLLLSILLPQKWTSQAIVTPAESVQWQDLERTLTALRVLDMEVNVDRESVFNLFIKKFSSPSLLEEYLRSSPYVMDQLKGAEIDEQDLHRAIVALSEKMKAVDSNASKKNETSLFTSWTLSFTAPTREEAQKVLAGYIQYISGIVVKETMENIRNQLEIKTRYEQEKLAMDRVRLKNQLDANIQRLHYSLEIANAAGIKKPVYSNGQAVKDDPDFSISLGADGISRKLEIEKGVTDMAEINGDLRNRQYHVEQLAAMNVSDVKFTPFKYQLAPSLPVKKDGPGKMIIIVLAALIGGMMACGSVLLRHALVSRKMEHALAIDERLA